A single genomic interval of Rhinopithecus roxellana isolate Shanxi Qingling chromosome 11, ASM756505v1, whole genome shotgun sequence harbors:
- the C11H10orf120 gene encoding uncharacterized protein C10orf120 homolog: MIREQKNDCQRIEKQRASDTMAQERKNEKPVRIFNTSYSFQDQAPVCCQEDLSSASPLGTWSKFYRSDPRIALGKYSPLEKEILHLGGIHTIAARRLLAHKHEEECQMLKELQLLSPDYKQAMEYKKEHSLPCAICAPLGKIWTAKVIVPLEAFKMPQREQVNVSKHIERMRLARALGNHQRLPYIERFTRSSFLSGVDLGPMAKNKARQKEDNYDTHNYDDANQDEKEVAEVKNTKRREIKMNVVFKSKEPKKCLTYHGNDRKSFLPTKKPERSITGLTNRNLFCISEFPGDLMLMNQDFISRRDHFSDVVKTYKLEEESIWKERMRKATPYHY; this comes from the exons ATGATCAGAGAACAGAAGAATGACTGTCAGAGGATTGAAAAACAGAGGGCTAGTGACACAATGGCccaagaaaggaagaatgaaaagcCAGTCAGAATATTTAATACCAGCTACTCCTTTCAGGATCAAGCCCCAGTGTGTTGCCAAGAGGATCTGAGTTCTGCCTCACCGTTGGG GACATGGAGCAAATTCTACAGATCAGACCCACGGATTGCCCTCGGGAAATACTCCCCCTTGGAAAAAGAGATCCTA CATCTAGGTGGCATTCACACCATAGCAGCAAGAAGGCTTTTGGCTCACAAGCACGAGGAAGAATGCCAAATGCTCAAGGAACTACAGTTGCTGTCTCCGGACTACAAACAGGCAATGGAGTATAAAAAGGAACATTCCTTACCTTGCGCTATTTGTGCACCCCTAGGAAAAATATGGACAGCAAAGGTGATTGTGCCCCTAGAGGCATTTAAAATGCCACAACGAGAGCAGGTGAACGTCAGTAAGCACATAGAGAGAATGAGGCTTGCTCGGGCTCTGGGAAATCATCAGCGTTTACCCTACATTGAAAGGTTTACACGCTCCTCATTTCTGTCTGGGGTGGACCTGGGTCCAATGGCAAAAAATAAGGCCAGACAAAAGGAGGACAACTATGACACCCATAATTATGATGATGCTAACCAAGATGAGAAAGAGGTGGCAGaagtaaaaaacacaaaaagacgagaaataaaaatgaatgtagtTTTCAAgtcaaaagaaccaaaaaaatgTTTGACATACCATGGAAATGATCGCAAATCTTTCCTTCCCACAAAGAAACCGGAACGGTCCATCACAGGCCTAACGAACCGAAATCTTTTCTGCATATCAGAATTCCCTGGTGACTTAATGCTAATGAATCAGGATTTTATATCACGGAGAGACCACTTCAGTGATGTGGTCAAGACCTACAAGCTGGAAGAAGAGAGTATCTGGAAAGAGCGCATGCGTAAAGCAACTCCTTATcattattaa